Proteins encoded in a region of the Bubalus bubalis isolate 160015118507 breed Murrah chromosome 9, NDDB_SH_1, whole genome shotgun sequence genome:
- the LOC102402606 gene encoding protocadherin gamma-A4 isoform X21, with protein sequence MASPPFCPRCSRLIWICVLLGALWKIRAEQIRYSVPEEMEKGSFVGNIAKDLGLEPQELAKRGVRIVSRGRTQLFALNPRSGSLVTAGRIDREELCDRSPKCVVNLEILLEDKVKIFGVEVEIIDVNDNAPDFGAEQREIKVAESENPGTRFPLPEAFDPDIGINSLQGYQLSSNVHFSLDVQSGADGIKYPELVLEHALDREEEAVHHLILTAFDGGDPVYSGTARILVTLVDTNDNAPVFTQPEYHISVRENVTVGSRLLTVKATDPDEGANGEVTYSFRKVRDKISQLFQLNSLTGDITILGGLDYEDSGFYDIDVEAHDGPGLRARSKVLVTILDVNDNAPEVTVTSLTSSIQETSSPGTVIALFNVHDSDSGENGLVTCSILDNLPFTLEKTYGNYYRLLTLRALDREEVSEYNITVTATDHGTPPLSTETYISLNVADVNDNPPAFSYASYMAYIPENNPRGASIFSVTAHDPDSNQNSRVTYSLAEDTLQGSPLSTHVSINKDTGVMYALQSFDYEQVRDLQLLVTATDSGDPPLSTNVSVSIFVLDQNDNAPEILYPTLPTDGSTGVELAPRSAEPGYLVTKVVAVDRDSGQNAWLSYRLLKASDPGLFAVGLHTGEVRTARALLDRDALKQSLVVAVQDHGQPPLSATVTLTVAVADSIPDILTDLGSLKPSVDPDDSGLTLYLVVAVAAVSCVFLAFVIVLLALRLRHWHTSRLFQASGSGLAGVPASQFVGVDGVRAFLQTYSHEVSLTADSRGSHVIFPQPNYADTLISRESCEKSEPLLISQDLLETKGESIFNQEKKIVFCNTFRTH encoded by the exons ATGGCGTCTCCTCCTTTCTGCCCAAGATGCAGCCGGCTAATCTGGATCTGTGTTCTCCTGGGGGCCCTGTGGAAAATCCGGGCCGAACAGATCCGCTACTCGGTGCCTGAGGAGATGGAAAAGGGCTCCTTCGTGGGCAACATCGCCAAGGACCTGGGGCTGGAGCCCCAGGAGCTGGCGAAGCGCGGAGTCCGCATCGTCTCCAGAGGTAGGACGCAGCTCTTTGCTCTGAACCCGCGAAGCGGCAGCTTGGTCACCGCGGGCAGGATAGATCGGGAGGAGCTCTGTGACAGATCTCCCAAGTGTGTAGTAAACCTAGAGATTCTCTTAGAAGACAAAGTGAAGATTTTTGGAGTTGAAGTGGAAATAATTGATGTTAATGATAATGCGCCCGACTTTGGGGCAGagcaaagggaaataaaagtcGCTGAAAGTGAAAACCCTGGGACAAGGTTTCCTCTTCCTGAAGCTTTTGATCCGGATATAGGGATAAACTCCCTACAGGGTTACCAGCTCAGCTCGAATGTCCACTTCTCCCTAGACGTGCAAAGCGGAGCTGATGGGATTAAGTATCCTGAGCTGGTACTGGAGCACGCCCTGGACCGTGAGGAAGAGGCGGTTCACCACCTCATTTTGACCGCCTTTGACGGAGGCGACCCGGTTTACTCTGGCACTGCCAGGATTCTTGTAACACTTGTGGATACCAACGACAATGCCCCGGTATTCACTCAGCCCGAGTACCACATCAGTGTGCGGGAGAATGTGACGGTGGGCTCCAGGCTACTCACTGTAAAAGCCACTGATCCAGATGAAGGAGCCAATGGAGAAGTCACATATTCTTTCCGGAAAGTAAGAGATAAAATATCCCAGCTATTCCAGTTGAATTCTCTGACTGGGGACATAACGATATTGGGAGGTTTGGATTATGAGGACTCTGGATTCTATGATATAGATGTAGAAGCCCATGATGGACCTGGTCTCCGAGCCAGAAGTAAGGTACTGGTGACAATTCTGGATGTAAATGACAATGCTCCAGAAGTCACAGTTACATCTCTCACCAGCTCTATCCAAGAAACTTCTTCCCCAGGCACAGTAATTGCACTTTTCAATGTGCATGACAGTGATTCAGGAGAGAATGGCCTTGTCACGTGTTCCATTCTGGATAACCTGCCGTTCACACTTGAAAAGACCTATGGAAATTATTATCGGTTGTTGACACTCAGGGCTCTAGATAGGGAAGAGGTCTCAGAATATAACATCACTGTAACTGCCACTGACCACGGAACTCCGCCATTGTCTACAGAAACATACATCTCACTGAATGTGGCAGACGTCAATGACAATCCACCTGCCTTTTCTTATGCTTCCTACATGGCCTACATTCCAGAAAACAACCCCAGGGGAGCCTCCATCTTCTCTGTGACTGCCCATGACCCTGATAGTAACCAGAATTCAAGGGTCACTTACTCTCTGGCTGAGGACACACTGCAGGGGTCGCCTCTCTCCACCCACGTCTCTATAAACAAGGACACTGGAGTCATGTATGCTTTGCAGTCCTTTGACTATGAGCAAGTTAGAGACCTGCAGCTACTGGTGACTGCTACTGACAGCGGGGACCCACCCCTCAGCACCAACGTGTCTGTGAGCATATTTGTGCTGGACCAGAATGACAATGCACCCGAAATCCTAtaccccaccctccccactgATGGTTCTACTGGTGTGGAGCTGGCACCCCGCTCCGCAGAGCCTGGCTACCTGGTCACCAAGGTGGTGGCAGTGGACAGAGACTCGGGACAGAACGCCTGGCTGTCCTACCGTCTGCTCAAGGCCAGTGACCCAGGGCTCTTCGCCGTGGGGCTGCACACGGGCGAGGTGCGCACAGCGCGGGCCCTGCTGGACAGAGATGCGCTCAAGCAGAGCCTGGTGGTGGCGGTCCAGGACCACGGCCAGCCCCCTCTCTCGGCCACCGTCACGCTCACGGTGGCTGTGGCTGACAGCATCCCAGACATCCTGACCGACCTAGGCAGCCTGAAGCCCTCAGTGGATCCTGACGACTCAGGCCTCACACTCTACCTGGTGGTGGCGGTGGCCGCGGTCTCCTGTGTCTTCCTCGCCTTTGTCATTGTGCTACTGGCTCTCAGACTGCGGCACTGGCACACGTCGCGTCTGTTCCAGGCTTCGGGCAGTGGGTTGGCTGGCGTGCCGGCGTCTCAGTTTGTGGGCGTGGACGGGGTGCGGGCTTTCCTGCAGACCTATTCGCACGAGGTCTCGCTCACCGCGGACTCTCGGGGGAGTCACGTGATCTTCCCGCAGCCGAACTACGCGGACACGCTCATCAGTCGGGAGAGCTGTGAGAAAAGCGAGCCTCTCCTGATATCTCAAGATTTACTGGAAACAAAAGGAGAATCCATTTTTAATCAG gagaaaaaaatagttttttgcAACACATTTAGAACACATTAG
- the LOC112587043 gene encoding protocadherin gamma-B1-like, whose translation MLRSFRKAETMKSQVLFLFLLSLLRGAISQQIQYSIPEELDKGSRVGNLAKDLRLSVQELPARKLRISAEDFFSVRAENGDLLVSGRIDREKICGRKSECAVEFEMVADNPMTIFHVSVAIQDINDNAPCFIAKSIDLEISELALPGVKFPLDSAQDADVESNSLKKYFISHNEHFSLSTKESPDGSKYPELLLEKPLDRERQNSHHLILTAMDGGDPPLSGTTLIRIQVTDANDNAPVFSQDTYRVSLQENVPWGTSVLQVMATDQDEGINAEITYAFLNAPATTSLLFILNPNTGDITTNGTLDFEETSRYMLGVEAKDGGVHTAHCNVQIEIVDENDNAPEVTFMSFSNQIPEGSDLGTVIALIKVQDQDSEQNGLVTCYVQEEVPFKLESTSKNYYKLVIDGALDREQKAEYNVTIAATDKGKPALSSSTSVILYIRDVNDNAPVFHQASYVVHVPENNPPGASIAHVSASDPDLGPNGRVSYSIVASDLEPRALSSYVSLNPQSGVVFAQRAFDHEQLRAFQLTLQARDYGSPELSSNVSLHVLVGDRNDNAPRVLYPALGPDGSALFDTVPRAAQPGYLVTKVVAVDADSGHNAWLSYHVLQASEPGLFSVGLRTGEVRTARALGDRDAARQRLLVAVRDGGQPPLSATATLLLVFADSLQEALPDLSDRPSPSDPQAELQFYLVVALALISVLFLLAVILAVALHLRWSSSPAAWGCFKPGLCVKSAPGVLPHYSEGTLPYSYNLCVASQSAKTEFNFHNVTLETAPPGDLLDEDPNMDIGTSNEDPQIAYDFSFSHHVSFCRLN comes from the coding sequence ATGCTTAGGAGCTTCAGAAAAGCTGAAACAATGAAAAGTCAGGTACTGTTTCTCTTCCTGCTGTCATTGTTGCGCGGGGCAATCTCCCAGCAGATCCAGTACTCTATTCCAGAGGAGCTGGACAAGGGCTCAAGGGTGGGGAACCTGGCCAAGGATCTAAGGCTCAGTGTCCAGGAGTTGCCAGCTCGAAAACTGCGGATTAGTGCAGAGGACTTTTTCAGCGTGAGAGCAGAGAATGGGGATTTGCTAGTGAGTGGCAGGATAGATCGAGAGAAGATTTGCGGGAGAAAATCTGAGTGTGCTGTAGAATTTGAAATGGTTGCGGACAATCCAATGACTATTTTCCATGTAAGTGTTGCAATTCAAGATATTAATGACAATGCACCATGTTTCATTGCAAAAAGTATTGACTTGGAAATCTCTGAGTTAGCCTTACCAGGGGTAAAATTCCCTCTGGATTCTGCACAAGATGCAGATGTAGAAAGTAACTCACTGAAGAAATATTTCATCAGCCACAATGAGCATTTCTCTCTGTCAACGAAGGAAAGTCCTGATGGAAGTAAATACCCAGAGTTACTGCTGGAAAAACCTCTGGACAGAGAACGGCAGAATTCCCACCATTTAATCCTGACTGCCATGGATGGTGGGGACCCACCTCTAAGTGGCACTACCCTAATCAGGATACAGGTCACTGATGCCAATGATAATGCTCCAGTGTTCAGCCAGGACACTTACAGGGTTAGCCTCCAAGAAAATGTGCCCTGGGGAACCTCCGTGCTGCAGGTGATGGCCACTGACCAGGACGAGGGCATTAATGCAGAAATCACCTATGCCTTCCTCAATGCCCCAGCAACTACCAGCCTCCTCTTCATTCTCAATCCAAATACTGGTGACATCACAACCAATGGTACATTGGACTTTGAAGAAACAAGTAGATATATGTTGGGtgttgaagccaaagatggaggagtaCACACGGCTCACTGTAATGTTCAGATTGAAATTGTTGATGAGAATGACAATGCCCCAGAAGTGACATTCATGTCCTTCTCTAACCAGATTCCTGAGGGCTCAGACCTGGGAACTGTAATAGCCCTCATTAAAGTGCAAGACCAAGATTCTGAGCAAAATGGTTTGGTAACATGCTATGTTCAGGAAGAAGTTCCCTTCAAATTAGAATCCACCTCTAAGAATTACTACAAACTAGTGATTGATGGTGCCCTAGACCGAGAGCAGAAGGCAGAGTACAATGTCACCATCGCAGCCACTGACAAAGGCAAGCCTGCCCTTTCCTCCAGTACAAGCGTCATCCTATATATCCGCGATGTCAACGACAACGCTCCGGTTTTCCACCAGGCCTCCTACGTCGTCCACGTGCCAGAAAACAACCCTCCTGGAGCTTCCATCGCTCATGTCAGCGCCTCCGACCCTGACCTAGGGCCCAATGGCCGCGTCTCCTACTCCATCGTGGCCAGCGACCTGGAGCCGCGCGCGCTGTCGTCCTACGTGTCCTTGAACCCGCAGAGCGGCGTGGTGTTCGCGCAGCGCGCCTTCGACCATGAGCAGCTGCGTGCCTTCCAGCTGACACTGCAGGCCCGCGACTACGGCTCGCCAGAGCTCAGCTCCAACGTGAGCCTGCACGTGCTGGTGGGCGACCGCAATGACAACGCGCCCAGGGTGCTGTACCCGGCGCTGGGGCCCGACGGCTCGGCGCTCTTCGACACGGTGCCCCGCGCCGCGCAGCCCGGCTATCTCGTCACCAAAGTGGTGGCGGTGGACGCCGATTCTGGACACAACGCCTGGCTGTCCTACCACGTGCTGCAGGCCAGCGAGCCCGGACTGTTCAGCGTGGGGCTGCGTACAGGCGAGGTGCGCACGGCGAGGGCCTTGGGCGACAGGGACGCGGCCCGCCAGCGCCTGCTGGTCGCTGTGCGCGATGGGGGACAGCCGCCCCTCTCGGCCACCGCCACGCTGCTCCTGGTTTTCGCCGACAGCCTGCAGGAGGCGCTGCCGGACCTCAGTGACCGGCCCTCGCCGTCTGACCCCCAGGCTGAGCTGCAGTTTTACCTGGTGGTGGCCTTGGCCTTGATCTCGGTGCTTTTCCTCCTGGCGGTGATTCTGGCGGTCGCCCTGCACCTGCGATGGTCCTCCAGCCCTGCTGCTTGGGGCTGCTTTAAGCCTGGTCTCTGTGTCAAGTCTGCACCTGGGGTTCTCCCCCACTACAGTGAGGGAACATTGCCCTATTCCTACAATCTGTGCGTTGCTTCACAATCAGCTAAGAcagaatttaattttcacaatgtgACCCTGGAAACGGCTCCCCCTGGGGATCTCCTAGATGAAGATCCTAATATGGATATAGGTACCAGTAATGAAGACCCCCAAATCGCCtatgatttctctttttcccatCACGTGAGTTTTTGCAgacttaattaa